In Luteimonas viscosa, the following proteins share a genomic window:
- a CDS encoding efflux RND transporter permease subunit produces the protein MSSHDAPRLGISGRIARTFQANPLTPVLALLGLLLGAVAVMVTPREEEPQIDVTMANVIVPFPGADAREVEQMVTFPLEQKLSEIEQVKHTYSVSRPGMAVLTVEFEVGVKRQPALVRLYDKVFSNQDWMPAGLGVGPAIIKPKGIDDVPVMALTLWTDDPQRSALELAAVAHTLETELKRIPGTRDVFTIGAPDRAVMVELDAARLASHGLAVDDLADALRAANLARQAGERVGADGVTQVTSGQFLADRDDVANLVLGMAGGQPVRLADVADVRDAADAPASYVWHGAPPGRDGPAAGVAPAVTLAIAKKPGSNAADITGAVLRRIEALRGQLIPDGVQVEVTRDYGMTASDKARTLIKKLGFATASVVLLVLFALGRREAVVIGSAVVLTLSATLFASMAMGFTLNRVSLFALIFSIGILVDDAIVVVENIHRHMAQGGRTLREAIPAAVDEVGGPTILATFTVIAALMPMAFVTGLMGPYMRPIPINASVGMLLSLLIALVVTPWLSLKLLARHAAQPVSPETGHGHAQGTMAARLHRLFERVMHPFLATEGGARRRALLFAAMAALVALAAGLAVAKLVVLKMLPFDNKSELQIVVDLPEGRTLEDTSALLAELSAVLDRMPEVRHYQGYAGTAAPINFNGLVRQYDLRSGANVGDLQVNLVDRHDRDRKSHDIAAALRPLVAGIGRRHDASAKVVEVPPGPPVLSPIVAEVYGPDYAQARRIGLALEQRFLATDGIVDVDTSVEADALREVLAIDRVRAARLGVPQSAIADTIAAGLSGMDASHLIDGGSKYPRPIRLRLPVAGQATLDGLLSLRVRGGDGQLVPLSELVQVRQARWDGAIHHKDLLPVVYVTGDESSRIDSPLYGMFDLVGQVSEHAVGGQALSQFFIRQPVDASGFAIKWDGEWQITYETFRDMGIAYAAGMVLIYLLVVAYFRNYLVPLVIMAPIPLTVIGVMPGHALLGAQFTATSMIGMIALAGIIVRNSILLVDFINHLVERGHSLERAVVDACAVRAQPIALTALAAMAGAFFILDDPIFNGLAIALIFGILVSTVLTLLVIPVLYYALLQRRQATSA, from the coding sequence ATGTCCTCCCACGACGCCCCGCGCCTCGGCATCTCCGGGCGCATCGCGCGCACCTTCCAGGCCAATCCGCTGACGCCTGTGCTGGCGCTGCTTGGCCTGCTGCTGGGCGCGGTCGCGGTGATGGTCACTCCGCGCGAGGAAGAGCCGCAGATCGACGTGACCATGGCCAACGTCATCGTGCCCTTCCCCGGCGCCGACGCGCGCGAGGTCGAGCAGATGGTGACCTTCCCGCTGGAACAGAAGCTCTCCGAGATCGAGCAGGTCAAGCACACCTATTCGGTCAGCCGGCCGGGCATGGCGGTGCTGACGGTCGAGTTCGAGGTCGGCGTGAAGCGCCAGCCCGCGCTGGTGCGGCTGTACGACAAGGTGTTCTCGAACCAGGACTGGATGCCGGCCGGCCTCGGCGTCGGCCCGGCGATCATCAAGCCCAAGGGCATCGACGACGTGCCGGTGATGGCGCTGACGCTGTGGACCGACGATCCCCAGCGCAGCGCGCTGGAGCTGGCCGCCGTCGCCCATACCCTGGAGACCGAACTCAAGCGCATCCCCGGCACCCGCGACGTGTTCACCATCGGCGCGCCGGACCGCGCGGTGATGGTGGAACTCGACGCGGCCCGGCTGGCCAGCCACGGCCTGGCCGTCGACGACCTCGCCGACGCGCTGCGCGCGGCCAACCTCGCGCGCCAGGCGGGCGAACGGGTCGGCGCCGACGGCGTCACCCAGGTGACGTCGGGACAGTTCCTCGCCGATCGCGACGACGTCGCCAACCTCGTGCTGGGCATGGCCGGCGGACAGCCGGTGCGACTGGCGGACGTGGCCGACGTGCGCGATGCCGCCGATGCGCCTGCGAGCTACGTCTGGCACGGCGCCCCGCCCGGCCGGGACGGCCCCGCCGCCGGGGTGGCGCCGGCGGTGACGCTGGCGATCGCCAAGAAGCCCGGCAGCAACGCCGCCGACATCACCGGCGCCGTACTGCGCCGGATCGAGGCCCTGCGCGGCCAGCTCATCCCCGACGGCGTCCAGGTCGAGGTCACGCGCGACTACGGCATGACCGCCAGCGACAAGGCGCGCACCCTGATCAAGAAGCTGGGGTTCGCCACCGCATCGGTGGTGCTGCTGGTCCTGTTCGCGCTCGGCCGGCGCGAGGCCGTCGTGATCGGCAGCGCGGTGGTGCTGACGCTGTCGGCGACCCTGTTCGCATCGATGGCGATGGGCTTCACCCTCAACCGGGTCTCGCTGTTCGCGCTGATCTTCTCGATCGGCATCCTGGTCGACGACGCGATCGTGGTGGTCGAGAACATCCACCGGCACATGGCCCAGGGCGGCAGAACCCTGCGCGAGGCGATTCCCGCGGCGGTGGACGAAGTCGGCGGCCCGACCATCCTCGCCACGTTCACCGTGATCGCGGCGCTGATGCCGATGGCCTTCGTCACCGGGCTGATGGGTCCGTACATGCGGCCGATCCCGATCAATGCCTCGGTCGGCATGCTGCTGTCGCTGCTGATCGCGCTGGTGGTCACGCCCTGGCTGTCGCTCAAGCTGCTCGCGCGCCATGCCGCGCAACCGGTCTCGCCGGAGACCGGCCACGGCCACGCCCAGGGCACGATGGCCGCGCGCCTGCACCGCCTGTTCGAGCGGGTGATGCATCCGTTCCTGGCCACAGAGGGCGGCGCCCGCCGGCGCGCGTTGCTGTTCGCGGCGATGGCCGCGCTGGTCGCGCTGGCGGCCGGCCTGGCGGTGGCAAAGCTGGTGGTGCTGAAGATGCTGCCGTTCGACAACAAGTCGGAGCTGCAGATCGTCGTCGACCTGCCCGAGGGTCGCACGCTGGAGGACACCAGTGCGCTGCTGGCAGAACTGTCGGCGGTGCTCGACCGCATGCCCGAGGTGCGGCACTACCAGGGCTACGCCGGCACCGCCGCGCCGATCAATTTCAACGGCCTGGTGCGCCAGTACGACCTGCGCAGCGGCGCCAACGTCGGCGACCTGCAGGTCAACCTGGTCGATCGCCACGACCGCGACCGCAAGAGCCACGACATCGCCGCCGCGTTGCGCCCCCTCGTGGCGGGGATCGGTCGCCGCCACGACGCATCGGCCAAGGTGGTGGAGGTGCCGCCGGGGCCGCCGGTGCTGTCGCCGATCGTGGCCGAGGTCTACGGCCCGGACTACGCGCAGGCGCGACGCATCGGCCTGGCGCTGGAACAGCGCTTCCTCGCCACCGACGGCATCGTCGACGTCGACACCAGCGTGGAGGCGGACGCGTTGCGCGAGGTGCTCGCCATCGACCGCGTGCGCGCGGCGCGGCTGGGCGTGCCGCAATCCGCGATCGCCGACACCATCGCCGCCGGCCTCTCCGGCATGGACGCAAGCCACCTCATCGACGGCGGTTCGAAGTATCCACGCCCGATCCGGCTGCGCCTGCCGGTCGCAGGGCAGGCGACGCTGGACGGGCTGCTGTCTTTGCGCGTGCGCGGCGGCGACGGCCAGCTGGTGCCGCTGTCGGAGCTGGTGCAGGTGCGCCAGGCGCGCTGGGACGGCGCGATCCACCACAAGGACCTGCTGCCGGTGGTCTACGTGACGGGCGACGAGAGCAGCCGCATCGACAGCCCGCTGTACGGCATGTTCGACCTGGTCGGGCAGGTGTCCGAGCACGCCGTCGGCGGCCAGGCCCTGTCGCAGTTCTTCATCCGCCAGCCGGTCGACGCCAGCGGCTTCGCGATCAAGTGGGACGGCGAATGGCAGATCACCTACGAGACCTTCCGCGACATGGGCATCGCCTACGCCGCCGGCATGGTGCTGATCTACCTGCTGGTGGTCGCCTACTTCCGCAACTACCTGGTGCCGCTGGTGATCATGGCGCCGATCCCGCTGACCGTGATCGGGGTGATGCCGGGCCACGCCCTGCTCGGCGCGCAGTTCACCGCCACCAGCATGATCGGCATGATCGCGCTGGCCGGCATCATCGTGCGCAATTCGATCCTGCTGGTGGATTTCATCAACCACCTGGTCGAACGCGGGCATTCGCTGGAACGCGCGGTGGTGGATGCCTGCGCGGTGCGCGCGCAGCCGATCGCGCTGACCGCGCTGGCGGCGATGGCCGGCGCGTTCTTCATCCTCGACGATCCGATCTTCAACGGCCTGGCGATCGCGCTGATCTTCGGCATCCTGGTCTCGACGGTGCTCACCCTGCTGGTGATTCCGGTGCTGTACTACGCCCTGTTGCAGCGGCGCCAGGCGACATCCGCATGA
- a CDS encoding YdcF family protein yields the protein MRRRRAPSAGPRPLRLLLRLLLLCALWLGAVAGWIYWVGERDQAAKADAIIVLGAAAYDAVPSPVFEARIEHGLDLFRSGYAGTLIFTGGYGGGGARFAESQVARRHAIRQGIPADAILIESSSQTTYQNLYEARRLMLEHGLQSAIVVSDPLHMARALRLSRGLGIDALGSATPSTRFRSFRTRWEFLAREVYFFHRDLFVRPQ from the coding sequence GTGAGGCGCCGGCGCGCGCCTTCCGCCGGACCGCGGCCGCTGCGCCTGCTGCTGCGCCTGCTGCTGCTGTGCGCGCTGTGGCTGGGCGCCGTGGCGGGGTGGATCTACTGGGTGGGCGAACGCGACCAGGCGGCGAAGGCAGACGCGATCATCGTGCTCGGCGCCGCCGCCTACGACGCGGTGCCCTCTCCGGTGTTCGAGGCGCGGATCGAACACGGCCTCGACCTGTTCCGCAGCGGCTACGCCGGCACCCTGATCTTCACCGGCGGCTACGGCGGCGGCGGCGCGCGTTTCGCCGAATCGCAGGTCGCGCGCCGCCACGCGATCCGCCAGGGCATCCCCGCCGACGCGATCCTGATCGAATCGAGCTCGCAGACCACCTACCAGAACCTGTACGAGGCGCGCCGGCTGATGCTGGAACACGGCCTGCAAAGCGCGATCGTGGTCAGCGATCCGCTGCACATGGCGCGCGCGCTGCGGCTGAGCCGCGGCCTGGGCATCGACGCCCTCGGTTCAGCGACGCCGAGCACGCGTTTCCGCTCGTTCCGCACCCGCTGGGAGTTCCTCGCGCGCGAGGTCTACTTCTTCCATCGCGACCTGTTCGTGCGCCCGCAATAG
- a CDS encoding pyridoxal-phosphate dependent enzyme: MPADTPLPHFDDVLDAAARIAPHARTTPVLRAGALDAHAGCRLLFKAECLQRAGAFKFRGACNAVFSLEDDAATRGVVTHSSGNHGAALALAARLRGIPCHVVVPEGAVRSKLALIAGQGAILHRCEATIAAREAMCAQVQRASGATLVHPYAHPRVIAGQGTAALELLGEAADLDVVVVPVGGGGLASGTAIALAGCAPNVELVLAEPAGAADALQSLERGERVTDIVPDTICDGLRGTLGEPNFRILRDHGAQVLAIDDDATVAAMRRLLEHLKLLVEPSSAIALAAVLAHPQRFAGRRVGIVLSGGNVDPDRLPWAGR; this comes from the coding sequence ATGCCTGCCGACACGCCGCTGCCGCATTTCGACGACGTGCTGGATGCCGCGGCCCGGATCGCGCCGCATGCGCGCACCACCCCGGTCCTGCGCGCCGGCGCCCTCGATGCCCACGCCGGCTGCCGCCTGCTGTTCAAGGCCGAATGCCTGCAGCGCGCCGGCGCGTTCAAGTTCCGCGGTGCCTGCAACGCGGTGTTCTCGCTCGAAGACGACGCTGCCACGCGCGGCGTGGTCACCCATTCTTCCGGCAACCACGGCGCCGCGCTCGCCCTGGCGGCACGGCTGCGCGGGATTCCCTGCCACGTGGTCGTCCCCGAGGGCGCGGTGCGTTCGAAGCTGGCGCTGATCGCAGGCCAGGGCGCGATCCTGCATCGCTGCGAGGCGACCATCGCCGCGCGCGAGGCGATGTGCGCGCAGGTGCAACGGGCCAGCGGCGCGACCCTGGTGCATCCCTACGCCCACCCGCGGGTGATCGCGGGCCAGGGCACGGCCGCACTGGAGCTGCTGGGCGAGGCAGCGGACCTGGACGTGGTGGTGGTTCCGGTGGGCGGTGGCGGGCTGGCTTCGGGCACCGCGATCGCGCTGGCCGGGTGTGCGCCGAACGTGGAGCTGGTGCTGGCCGAACCGGCGGGCGCGGCCGACGCCCTGCAATCGCTGGAGCGCGGAGAGCGGGTCACCGACATCGTGCCCGATACGATCTGCGACGGCCTGCGCGGCACCCTGGGCGAACCGAACTTCCGCATCCTGCGCGATCACGGCGCGCAGGTGCTGGCGATCGACGACGACGCCACCGTCGCCGCGATGCGGCGGCTGCTCGAACACCTGAAGCTGCTGGTCGAACCGTCCTCTGCGATTGCGCTGGCTGCGGTGCTCGCGCATCCGCAGCGGTTCGCCGGACGGCGGGTGGGCATCGTGCTGTCGGGCGGCAACGTCGATCCCGACCGGCTGCCGTGGGCAGGCCGGTGA
- a CDS encoding OsmC family protein, producing MSIDSPIRITLEQESDYAFRIVFDDTALAPLLADEPSPLGHDRGPNPSRLLLAAVANCMAASLLFSLRKFRNASATLKARISATPQRDANGRWRIPTAHVELQLSGPAADYTQLPRILAQFEDFCVVTQSVRAGIDVRATVVDADGVVVHGGPAAAVP from the coding sequence ATGAGCATCGACAGTCCCATCCGGATCACCCTGGAGCAGGAAAGCGACTACGCGTTCCGCATCGTCTTCGACGACACCGCGCTCGCCCCGCTGCTTGCCGACGAGCCCTCGCCGCTCGGCCACGATCGCGGGCCGAATCCGTCGCGCCTGCTGCTGGCGGCGGTGGCCAACTGCATGGCCGCCAGCCTCCTGTTCTCGCTGCGAAAGTTCAGGAACGCCTCGGCGACGCTGAAGGCGCGGATCAGCGCCACGCCGCAACGCGACGCCAACGGTCGCTGGCGCATCCCGACGGCGCATGTCGAGCTGCAGTTGTCGGGTCCCGCCGCCGACTACACGCAGCTGCCACGCATCCTCGCGCAGTTCGAGGACTTCTGCGTGGTCACCCAGAGCGTACGTGCGGGCATCGACGTGCGTGCGACCGTCGTCGACGCCGACGGCGTGGTGGTCCACGGCGGACCCGCGGCGGCAGTGCCATGA
- a CDS encoding efflux RND transporter periplasmic adaptor subunit — protein sequence MNTHLRIALAGLLAATLGACGGGGEALPPPPAIEGLDTLVVQSGDGSGGRAWDGVVEAVRQATLTAQTSGRVTAVLRDVDDRVAADEVLVRLSAVEQQSGVDAARAQLRAAEAGAAEAEGNYRRYLELSQGQYVSKSQLDQMRAMRDSSLAARDAARAQVANAGQQSAYTTVRAPYAGIVSSRDVEPGESVGIGQLLMTVFAPDALRIEVGVPQSDADAIRADPTAKVTFDDGRSVEASAVTVFPSADPSTHAVNVRVQLPPLDPVPQPGRTAKVAFPAVKAAAHPRIPASALVRRGEVDAVYVLAEGRLSLRQVRLGARSGDDIDVIAGLKAGETIASDPVAAMQALVAARTDGD from the coding sequence ATGAACACGCATCTGCGCATCGCCCTGGCGGGCCTGCTCGCCGCCACGCTGGGGGCCTGTGGCGGTGGCGGCGAAGCGCTGCCGCCGCCGCCCGCGATCGAGGGCCTCGACACCCTGGTCGTGCAGTCCGGCGACGGCAGCGGCGGGCGGGCGTGGGACGGCGTGGTCGAGGCCGTGCGCCAGGCCACGCTGACCGCGCAGACCAGCGGCCGCGTCACCGCGGTGCTGCGCGATGTCGACGACCGCGTCGCCGCGGACGAAGTGCTGGTGCGCCTGAGCGCGGTGGAACAGCAGTCGGGCGTCGACGCCGCGCGCGCGCAGCTGCGGGCCGCAGAGGCCGGCGCCGCCGAGGCCGAAGGCAACTACCGCCGTTACCTCGAGCTGTCGCAGGGCCAGTACGTGTCGAAGTCGCAGCTCGACCAGATGCGTGCGATGCGCGATTCGTCGCTCGCCGCGCGCGATGCCGCGCGCGCGCAGGTGGCCAATGCCGGCCAGCAGAGCGCCTACACCACGGTGCGCGCGCCCTACGCGGGCATCGTCAGTTCGCGCGACGTGGAACCCGGCGAAAGCGTCGGCATCGGCCAGCTGCTGATGACGGTGTTCGCGCCGGACGCGCTGCGCATCGAGGTCGGCGTGCCGCAGTCCGATGCCGACGCGATCCGCGCCGACCCGACCGCGAAGGTGACGTTCGACGACGGCCGCAGCGTCGAAGCGTCCGCCGTGACCGTGTTCCCCAGCGCGGATCCGTCGACGCACGCGGTGAACGTGCGCGTGCAGCTGCCGCCGCTCGATCCGGTCCCGCAACCCGGGCGCACGGCCAAGGTCGCGTTCCCGGCGGTGAAGGCCGCGGCGCATCCCCGCATCCCGGCCTCGGCGCTGGTGCGTCGCGGCGAAGTCGACGCGGTGTACGTGCTGGCCGAAGGCCGGCTGTCGCTGCGGCAGGTACGGCTGGGCGCACGCAGCGGCGACGACATCGACGTCATCGCCGGCCTGAAGGCGGGCGAGACCATCGCCTCCGACCCGGTCGCCGCGATGCAGGCACTGGTCGCCGCGCGCACGGACGGGGACTGA
- the mnmG gene encoding tRNA uridine-5-carboxymethylaminomethyl(34) synthesis enzyme MnmG, with protein MSREFHRYDVIVIGGGHAGTEAALASARAGARTLLLTHSIETVGAMSCNPAIGGIGKGHLVREIDALGGVMARAADAAGIQWRRLNASKGPAVRATRAQADRALYRAFIRRAVEHQPNLTVFQSAVDDLVIEPDGRGRDAVRGAITNTGLRFEAPAVVLTAGTFLAGKVHIGETQYAAGRMGDPPATTLALRLRERPFVVDRLKTGTPPRIDGRTLDYSVMQPQPGDDPRPVFSFMGSRDDHPPQVPCWITHTTERTHEVIRGALHRSPMYSGQIEGIGPRYCPSIEDKVVRFAEKASHQIFVEPEGLDVVEIYPNGISTSLPFDVQLELVRSITGFGNAHITRAGYAIEYDFFDPRGLKTSLETKAVSGLFFAGQINGTTGYEEAAAQGLLAGVNAARHVRGREPWSPRRDQAYLGVLVDDLITHGTSEPYRMFTSRAEYRLQLREDNADLRLTPVGRELGLVDDARWARFEARREAIARETSRLSGLWASPANAAGREAVAVLGIELSRENSALDLLRRPELDHARLVSLPAFAPDSPVDADVAEQVEIETRYAGYLQRQRDEIARAQRNEDTAIPAGFDYAQVRGLSAEAAQKLERVRPQTVGQAQRIPGMTPAAVSLLLVHLSRPGRGASPGAEASRAAVR; from the coding sequence ATGAGCAGAGAGTTCCATCGCTACGACGTGATCGTGATCGGCGGCGGCCACGCCGGCACCGAGGCCGCGCTCGCGTCCGCGCGCGCCGGCGCACGCACGCTGCTGCTCACCCACAGCATCGAGACCGTGGGTGCGATGAGCTGCAACCCGGCCATCGGCGGCATCGGCAAGGGCCACCTGGTCCGGGAGATCGACGCGCTCGGCGGGGTCATGGCCAGGGCGGCCGATGCCGCCGGCATCCAGTGGCGGCGGTTGAACGCTTCGAAGGGGCCTGCCGTCCGCGCGACGCGCGCGCAGGCCGACCGCGCCCTGTACCGCGCCTTCATCCGCCGCGCGGTCGAACACCAGCCCAACCTCACCGTGTTCCAGTCGGCGGTGGACGACCTGGTCATCGAGCCCGATGGCCGCGGGCGCGACGCGGTGCGCGGCGCGATCACCAACACCGGCCTGCGCTTCGAAGCGCCCGCGGTGGTGCTGACCGCCGGCACCTTCCTCGCCGGCAAGGTGCATATCGGCGAAACGCAGTACGCGGCCGGCCGCATGGGCGATCCGCCCGCGACCACGCTGGCTTTGAGGCTGCGCGAGCGGCCGTTCGTGGTCGATCGCCTGAAGACAGGCACGCCGCCGCGCATCGACGGCCGCACGCTCGACTATTCGGTGATGCAGCCGCAGCCCGGCGACGATCCGCGCCCGGTGTTCTCGTTCATGGGATCGCGCGACGACCATCCCCCGCAGGTGCCGTGCTGGATCACCCACACCACCGAACGGACCCACGAGGTCATCCGCGGCGCGCTGCACCGCTCGCCGATGTACTCCGGCCAGATCGAAGGCATCGGCCCGCGCTACTGCCCCAGCATCGAGGACAAGGTGGTGCGCTTCGCCGAGAAGGCCAGCCACCAGATCTTCGTCGAGCCCGAAGGCCTGGACGTGGTCGAGATCTATCCCAACGGCATTTCCACCTCGCTGCCGTTCGACGTGCAGCTCGAGCTGGTGCGCTCGATCACCGGCTTCGGCAACGCGCACATCACCCGCGCCGGTTATGCGATCGAGTACGACTTCTTCGATCCGCGCGGGCTGAAGACCTCGCTCGAGACCAAGGCCGTCTCCGGCCTGTTCTTCGCCGGCCAGATCAACGGCACCACCGGCTACGAGGAAGCGGCCGCGCAGGGCCTGCTCGCCGGCGTCAACGCCGCGCGCCACGTGCGCGGGCGCGAGCCCTGGTCGCCGCGTCGCGACCAGGCCTATCTCGGGGTGCTGGTCGACGACCTGATCACCCACGGCACGTCCGAGCCGTACCGCATGTTCACCTCGCGCGCCGAGTACCGGCTGCAGCTGCGCGAGGACAACGCCGACCTGCGGCTGACGCCGGTCGGCCGCGAGCTGGGGCTGGTCGACGACGCGCGCTGGGCGCGCTTCGAGGCGAGGCGCGAGGCGATCGCGCGCGAGACCTCGCGCCTTAGCGGGCTATGGGCCTCGCCGGCGAACGCCGCCGGTCGCGAGGCCGTCGCCGTGCTCGGCATCGAACTCAGTCGCGAGAACAGCGCGCTCGACCTGCTGCGTCGCCCGGAGCTCGATCACGCCAGGCTGGTATCGCTACCGGCTTTCGCACCCGATTCACCGGTCGATGCCGACGTCGCCGAGCAGGTCGAGATCGAAACCAGGTACGCCGGCTACCTGCAGCGCCAGCGCGACGAGATCGCGCGCGCGCAACGCAACGAAGACACGGCGATCCCCGCCGGTTTCGACTATGCGCAGGTCCGCGGGTTGTCCGCGGAAGCCGCGCAGAAGCTCGAACGCGTGCGTCCCCAAACGGTGGGCCAGGCGCAGCGCATCCCGGGGATGACGCCCGCGGCAGTCTCATTGTTGCTGGTGCATCTGTCGCGACCGGGGCGTGGCGCAAGCCCCGGCGCGGAAGCGTCGCGGGCGGCTGTGCGTTGA
- a CDS encoding YgaP family membrane protein, with protein sequence MNLDRAVLAFAGVMILASLALAHFVSPLWLWLTVFVGANLLQASVTGFCPAAMVLRKLGLASGCAFK encoded by the coding sequence ATGAACCTCGACCGTGCCGTCCTCGCCTTCGCAGGCGTGATGATCCTCGCCAGCCTCGCGCTCGCCCACTTCGTCTCGCCGCTGTGGCTGTGGCTCACCGTCTTCGTCGGCGCGAACCTGCTGCAGGCCAGCGTCACCGGCTTCTGCCCCGCGGCGATGGTGCTGCGCAAGCTTGGCCTCGCCAGCGGCTGCGCATTCAAGTGA
- a CDS encoding NAD(P)/FAD-dependent oxidoreductase: MAHIVVLGAGIGGMSVAYELRGTLGKGPAITVVGEGDLFSFTPSNPWVAVGWRKPSDVQIQVPTYLARHDIAFEAVGADRVEPQHDRVLLRDGRHLGYDHLVIATGPRLAFDEVPGLGPDGHTHSICTTPHATAAWEAYQAFLDDPGPVVVGAAAGASCFGPAYEFAMILDRDLRKRKLRDRVPITYVSPEPYIGHMGLGGVGDSRGLMESEFRQRHIRWIVNAKITGVREGEMDVTEMDEDGQPKKSHALPFRYSMVLPAFTGVDAVRNVEGLCNPRGFVLIDRNQRNPAYPNVYSLGVCVAIPPVEATPVPTGAPKTGFMIESMVTAVAHNIRSALAGEPATAEATWNAICLADMGDTGVAFVALPQIPPRNVTWARVGKWVHLAKIAFEKYFLMKMKSGNTEPVYEKYVLKLLGILRTR; encoded by the coding sequence ATGGCACATATCGTGGTGTTGGGCGCAGGCATCGGCGGCATGAGCGTCGCCTACGAGCTGCGCGGCACGCTGGGCAAGGGCCCGGCGATCACCGTCGTCGGCGAGGGCGACCTGTTCTCGTTCACGCCGTCGAACCCGTGGGTCGCGGTGGGCTGGCGCAAGCCTTCCGACGTGCAGATCCAGGTGCCGACGTACCTCGCGCGGCACGACATCGCGTTCGAGGCGGTCGGCGCGGACAGGGTGGAACCGCAGCACGACCGCGTGTTGCTGCGCGATGGCCGCCATCTCGGGTACGACCATCTGGTGATCGCCACCGGTCCGCGGCTGGCGTTCGACGAGGTGCCGGGCCTCGGCCCGGACGGCCACACCCATTCGATCTGCACCACGCCGCACGCCACCGCGGCATGGGAGGCCTACCAGGCCTTCCTCGACGACCCCGGCCCGGTGGTCGTCGGCGCGGCCGCCGGCGCCAGCTGCTTCGGACCGGCCTACGAGTTCGCGATGATCCTCGACCGCGACCTGCGCAAGCGCAAGCTGCGCGACAGGGTGCCGATCACCTACGTCAGTCCCGAGCCGTACATCGGCCACATGGGCCTGGGCGGGGTCGGCGACTCCAGGGGGCTGATGGAATCGGAATTCCGCCAGCGCCACATCCGCTGGATCGTCAACGCGAAGATCACCGGCGTGCGCGAAGGCGAGATGGACGTCACCGAGATGGACGAGGACGGCCAGCCGAAGAAGTCGCATGCGCTGCCGTTCCGTTACTCGATGGTGCTGCCTGCCTTCACCGGCGTGGACGCGGTGCGCAACGTCGAGGGCCTGTGCAATCCGCGCGGCTTCGTGCTGATCGACAGGAACCAGCGCAATCCCGCGTATCCGAACGTGTACTCGCTGGGCGTGTGCGTCGCGATCCCGCCGGTGGAAGCCACGCCGGTGCCGACCGGTGCGCCGAAGACCGGTTTCATGATCGAGTCGATGGTCACCGCGGTGGCCCACAACATCCGCTCCGCACTCGCCGGCGAGCCGGCCACCGCAGAGGCGACGTGGAACGCGATCTGCCTGGCCGACATGGGCGATACCGGCGTCGCGTTCGTGGCCCTGCCGCAGATCCCGCCGCGCAACGTCACCTGGGCCAGGGTCGGCAAGTGGGTGCACCTGGCCAAGATCGCGTTCGAGAAGTACTTCCTGATGAAGATGAAGTCCGGCAACACCGAGCCGGTCTACGAGAAATACGTGCTGAAACTGCTCGGCATCCTGCGCACGCGCTGA
- the trxC gene encoding thioredoxin TrxC, translating to MNGPLQVPCPQCGALNRVPAARIHDVPNCGRCRKPLFTGRPLVLDATGFDLHASRSDLPLLVDFWAPWCGPCKVMAPHFETAATQLEPAMRLAKVDTQAHPDLGARFDVRSIPTLALFQRGRELARMSGAMPAGEIVRWARAHAAG from the coding sequence ATGAACGGGCCGCTGCAGGTGCCCTGCCCGCAGTGCGGCGCGCTGAACCGCGTTCCCGCCGCGCGCATCCACGACGTCCCGAACTGCGGCCGCTGCCGCAAGCCGTTGTTCACGGGACGGCCCCTGGTGCTGGACGCCACCGGCTTCGACCTGCATGCCTCGCGTTCGGACCTGCCGCTGCTGGTCGATTTCTGGGCCCCCTGGTGCGGCCCGTGCAAGGTGATGGCGCCGCATTTCGAAACCGCGGCGACGCAGCTCGAACCCGCCATGCGCCTGGCCAAGGTCGACACCCAGGCGCATCCGGATCTCGGCGCCCGGTTCGATGTCCGCAGCATCCCGACGCTCGCCCTGTTCCAGCGCGGACGCGAGCTGGCGCGGATGTCCGGCGCGATGCCGGCGGGCGAGATCGTCCGCTGGGCGCGGGCGCATGCCGCCGGCTGA
- a CDS encoding ketosteroid isomerase-related protein, giving the protein MRIDGNRLHDRGTELVLAYYAAFNRGDREAMLALLTEDVAHDLNQGPRETGRDAFAAFMARMDRCYREQLHEIVVMATVDGARAAAEYVVHGEYLADDEGLPPARGQRYTLPGGAFFDIRDGRIARVSNYYNLEHWLTQVR; this is encoded by the coding sequence ATGCGCATCGACGGCAACCGCCTCCACGACCGCGGCACCGAACTGGTGCTCGCCTACTACGCCGCGTTCAACCGCGGCGATCGCGAGGCCATGCTGGCGCTGCTCACCGAGGACGTGGCGCACGACCTCAACCAGGGTCCGCGCGAGACCGGGCGCGATGCGTTCGCCGCGTTCATGGCGCGCATGGACCGCTGCTATCGCGAGCAGCTGCACGAGATCGTGGTGATGGCCACCGTCGACGGCGCGCGCGCCGCGGCCGAATACGTGGTCCACGGCGAATACCTGGCCGACGACGAGGGCCTGCCGCCTGCCCGCGGCCAGCGCTACACCCTGCCCGGCGGCGCGTTCTTCGACATCCGCGACGGCCGCATCGCGCGGGTGAGCAACTACTACAACCTCGAGCACTGGCTGACGCAGGTGCGCTGA